From Gimesia panareensis, the proteins below share one genomic window:
- a CDS encoding REP-associated tyrosine transposase, whose protein sequence is MHTHRKQIKHFHEPGDCHELTFSCHQRKPLLTNPVWKKMLCHSIDQALIRYQFHLIAFVIMPEHVHLLVYPTAHDCKIDGFLAAIKRPFSYRIKQLLTKQQAPLLTELTIRTRPGKSAFRFWLEGPGFDRNFFSKKAVESAVNYIHLNPVKRKLSSESREWKWSSARWYESNGEFIDPDLPTIHGLPWGFFLQTH, encoded by the coding sequence ATGCACACTCACCGAAAACAAATCAAGCATTTTCACGAGCCTGGTGATTGTCACGAACTGACATTTTCCTGCCATCAAAGGAAACCACTGCTAACAAACCCGGTCTGGAAAAAGATGTTATGCCATTCCATAGACCAGGCTTTGATTCGATATCAATTTCATCTGATTGCATTTGTAATTATGCCTGAGCACGTGCATTTACTCGTCTATCCGACTGCTCACGACTGTAAAATCGATGGATTTCTTGCTGCCATCAAACGTCCGTTTTCATACCGGATAAAGCAGCTTCTTACGAAACAACAAGCCCCACTATTAACTGAGTTAACCATCAGGACCAGACCTGGAAAATCGGCTTTTCGATTCTGGTTAGAGGGCCCTGGATTTGATCGTAATTTCTTTTCAAAGAAAGCAGTCGAATCGGCAGTAAATTATATTCATCTTAATCCAGTGAAGCGAAAACTATCGTCAGAAAGCAGAGAGTGGAAATGGTCTAGTGCTCGCTGGTATGAAAGTAACGGTGAATTCATTGATCCCGATCTCCCGACAATACACGGACTTCCCTGGGGATTCTTTCTTCAAACACATTAA
- a CDS encoding alpha/beta hydrolase family protein produces MKAASTLILLFSLLPTLACAQSDSKKPDYFNQNVADSNPLRNEQARELDAYIQKMAADQSRFKKLFQPDFASPEAFAKSAEPYRAAFNESIGYPPPGKRPDKPATYKQIGEDSIGVYYRAMFPILPGVHSEGIFILPKSLKGKAPLIISMHGGGGSPEVALFNGGANYHDMVRGAVKRGYIVYAPQHLFRADEFPKDIRRQIDDRMRLIGTSITAVEIAKITYAIDELIKRPEVDASRIGMVGLSYGGYYALVTPAVDPRIKVSVCSCYYGVQEGRYAEDELSVPSDFRFMDRMTLFNDADLVALICPRAFQIQAGSKDRASHREMGKQLAPRAKAYYEQLNLKDRFEHVIFEGGHEFDDASAWAFVEKHL; encoded by the coding sequence ATGAAAGCAGCGTCCACCCTGATTCTCTTGTTTAGTCTCCTTCCCACTTTGGCTTGTGCACAATCTGATTCTAAAAAGCCCGATTACTTCAATCAGAATGTTGCCGACTCCAATCCGCTCCGCAATGAACAGGCGCGTGAGCTGGATGCCTACATTCAGAAGATGGCGGCTGACCAGAGCCGGTTCAAGAAACTGTTTCAGCCCGACTTTGCTTCACCAGAGGCGTTTGCAAAATCTGCGGAACCCTACCGGGCCGCGTTCAATGAGAGCATCGGCTATCCACCGCCGGGCAAGCGGCCCGATAAGCCGGCCACCTATAAACAGATTGGTGAAGACAGCATCGGCGTCTACTACCGGGCAATGTTCCCGATTCTGCCGGGCGTCCATTCCGAGGGCATCTTTATTCTCCCGAAATCGCTGAAAGGCAAAGCCCCGCTGATCATCTCCATGCACGGGGGCGGGGGATCGCCGGAAGTGGCTTTGTTCAACGGCGGTGCCAATTATCATGACATGGTCCGCGGGGCGGTCAAGCGGGGGTATATTGTCTATGCACCACAGCATCTGTTCCGTGCGGATGAATTTCCCAAAGACATCCGCCGCCAGATTGACGACCGGATGCGGCTCATCGGTACCAGCATCACTGCCGTCGAAATCGCCAAGATCACCTACGCCATCGATGAACTCATCAAACGCCCGGAAGTCGATGCCAGCCGGATCGGCATGGTTGGTCTCTCCTACGGCGGCTATTACGCCCTGGTCACTCCAGCCGTCGATCCACGGATCAAGGTTTCGGTCTGCAGCTGTTATTACGGCGTGCAGGAGGGACGCTATGCAGAAGACGAACTTTCGGTCCCCAGCGATTTCCGTTTCATGGATCGGATGACACTGTTCAACGACGCCGACCTGGTGGCATTGATCTGCCCGCGTGCATTTCAGATTCAGGCTGGTTCAAAAGATCGTGCTTCACACCGCGAGATGGGCAAACAACTGGCGCCCCGCGCGAAAGCTTACTATGAACAGCTCAATCTGAAAGACCGCTTCGAGCATGTGATCTTTGAAGGGGGGCACGAATTCGATGATGCCTCGGCCTGGGCCTTTGTGGAAAAACATCTGTAG
- a CDS encoding cold-shock protein, with protein sequence MAEGTIKKVTSKGFGFIDTGNGKDLFFHLSNLEGVSFEELYEGQRVSYTEGMGEKGPRAENVKPI encoded by the coding sequence ATGGCTGAAGGTACAATCAAGAAGGTGACGTCAAAGGGGTTTGGATTTATCGACACGGGAAATGGCAAGGACCTGTTCTTCCATCTCTCCAACCTGGAAGGTGTGTCATTTGAAGAACTCTACGAGGGACAACGCGTCTCCTACACGGAAGGCATGGGAGAAAAAGGACCACGGGCAGAGAATGTCAAACCGATCTAG
- a CDS encoding Mrp/NBP35 family ATP-binding protein, translating into MSNSEFTEANLQNCLNDLQDPVFHKPLAKSGLLKSIKPGDGGQVSVQIELPVPSYPLQSELTESIRDAIQKAFPDCSAVEVEYSINIKGKQSGARLGLKVKNVIAVGAGKGGVGKSTVAASLAFGLKQFGARVGLVDADVYGPSIPHLVGTSEKPMAQEFQGRDGQTLTRIIPVEADGLKVMSMAFFVEPEQAVIWRGPMLHKAITQFLQDTEWGELDYLIIDMPPGTGDVSLTLSQLLELAGAVVVCTPQQVALLDAVKAVQMFRQVKIPVLGIVENMSGEIFGQGGAKARGEELQIPFLGEIPMNAEIREKSDAGQVSQLLTEDLASTAPLLKVAETTAIEIARTLLENPTEPALEIL; encoded by the coding sequence ATGTCGAATTCTGAATTCACTGAAGCAAATCTGCAAAATTGTCTGAACGATCTGCAGGATCCCGTTTTTCATAAACCTCTGGCAAAAAGTGGCCTGCTGAAGTCGATCAAACCAGGCGATGGCGGACAGGTGTCTGTCCAGATTGAACTGCCTGTGCCTTCCTATCCGCTGCAGTCAGAGCTGACCGAGTCAATTCGCGATGCCATCCAGAAAGCGTTTCCGGACTGCTCGGCCGTGGAAGTTGAGTATTCCATTAATATAAAAGGGAAACAGTCGGGAGCGCGGCTGGGACTGAAGGTGAAGAATGTGATCGCCGTTGGTGCCGGTAAGGGGGGCGTGGGTAAAAGCACGGTCGCCGCCAGCCTGGCTTTTGGTCTCAAACAGTTTGGTGCGCGCGTGGGACTGGTGGATGCAGACGTCTACGGACCCAGTATTCCCCATCTGGTGGGGACCAGCGAAAAACCAATGGCCCAGGAATTCCAGGGGCGCGACGGGCAGACACTCACGCGGATCATCCCCGTGGAAGCGGATGGTTTGAAAGTCATGTCGATGGCCTTCTTTGTCGAGCCCGAACAGGCTGTGATCTGGAGGGGCCCGATGCTGCACAAGGCCATCACCCAGTTTCTGCAGGATACGGAGTGGGGAGAACTCGACTATCTGATCATCGATATGCCGCCGGGAACCGGTGATGTCTCCCTGACTTTGTCACAGTTGCTGGAGCTCGCGGGGGCAGTGGTGGTCTGTACTCCGCAGCAGGTGGCACTGCTCGATGCCGTCAAAGCAGTGCAGATGTTCCGACAGGTCAAAATTCCGGTTCTGGGAATTGTGGAAAATATGTCGGGAGAAATTTTCGGACAGGGGGGCGCGAAAGCCCGGGGAGAAGAATTACAGATTCCCTTCCTGGGAGAAATTCCCATGAATGCGGAGATCCGGGAAAAATCGGATGCGGGTCAGGTTTCCCAGCTGTTGACTGAAGACCTGGCGTCGACGGCCCCTCTGCTCAAGGTCGCTGAAACGACCGCCATCGAAATTGCCCGCACCCTGCTCGAAAACCCGACAGAGCCGGCACTGGAAATTTTGTGA
- a CDS encoding leucine-rich repeat domain-containing protein, with the protein MLNQHTTKASRSNSNSHTTWSRFNFRFLLTLLLLAILICLTPFLVSRWRSKVLVDSIRSHGGRVLFSHGYCPNGYCLAWYPELEPFTETISYILIPSEGKFQVTDEFIESFGQQPFLMELTLGDEETPTTLTDQSLDSIIHFPLKILHISGGSITDAGLNQLKDCSSLFLIVLKDQKITGELFDCAPSEFPQLTGLTLSGSPVTDKGLMKLSALHRLEHIDLSRTRVTGQGLRHLSLFKKLTALTINQMNFSPEEMKSVSELELLDSLYMSGNNYHDQHVAQVARLELLTDLQLDDTRVTDAGLIPLTNLKHLEHLFLNNTEITDAGIKHLIDCPSLRELELSNTKITAKVLESLRQMPQLKVVYAYDTQLSTGDYYTLKEDGFVVHIKREPRGIECSF; encoded by the coding sequence ATGTTGAATCAACACACAACGAAAGCCTCCCGCAGCAACAGCAACAGCCATACCACATGGTCCAGGTTCAACTTTCGTTTTCTGTTGACTCTGTTACTGCTGGCGATTCTGATTTGCCTGACTCCCTTTTTAGTGAGTCGCTGGCGTTCGAAAGTACTGGTGGATTCGATCCGCAGTCATGGCGGAAGAGTTTTATTCAGCCACGGATATTGTCCCAATGGCTACTGTCTGGCCTGGTATCCGGAACTGGAACCGTTTACTGAAACCATCAGCTACATCTTGATTCCCAGCGAAGGAAAGTTTCAGGTCACCGACGAATTCATCGAGTCCTTCGGCCAGCAGCCTTTTTTAATGGAGCTCACTCTGGGAGATGAAGAGACCCCCACCACACTGACAGACCAGAGTCTTGACTCGATTATCCATTTTCCACTCAAAATTCTCCATATTTCAGGCGGTTCCATTACTGATGCCGGACTGAATCAATTAAAAGACTGTTCGTCACTCTTTTTGATCGTATTGAAAGATCAGAAAATTACCGGAGAGCTGTTTGATTGTGCCCCTTCAGAATTCCCCCAGTTAACGGGGCTGACCCTGAGTGGTTCGCCTGTCACCGACAAAGGCCTGATGAAACTATCCGCACTTCACAGACTGGAGCATATCGATCTCAGCAGAACGCGAGTCACCGGCCAGGGACTGCGGCACTTATCCCTGTTCAAAAAACTCACCGCTCTCACCATTAATCAAATGAATTTTTCCCCTGAGGAAATGAAATCTGTATCCGAACTGGAACTGCTTGATAGCTTGTATATGAGTGGAAACAACTACCATGACCAGCATGTTGCACAGGTGGCGCGCCTGGAGCTGCTTACCGATTTACAGCTGGACGACACGCGCGTCACCGATGCGGGATTGATCCCGTTGACAAATCTCAAACACCTGGAGCATCTCTTTCTGAATAACACAGAGATTACTGATGCAGGGATCAAACATCTGATTGACTGCCCCAGCCTGAGGGAACTGGAGTTGTCAAATACGAAAATCACTGCCAAGGTATTGGAGAGCCTGCGACAGATGCCCCAACTCAAAGTGGTCTATGCCTACGATACACAATTATCAACTGGTGACTACTACACTCTTAAGGAAGACGGATTTGTGGTCCATATCAAACGGGAGCCCCGGGGGATTGAATGTTCTTTCTAA
- a CDS encoding aminotransferase class V-fold PLP-dependent enzyme codes for MVANLSAIRNDFPILQRSLPNGKPLVYLDSGASAQRPQVVIDKISEVYEQYYSNVHRGVHQLGDRVTTEMESARSRIQNFIGAEHPEEVIFTSGTTMSINLVAQAWGRHYLKAGDEIILNEMEHHANFVPWQVVAQEQGAVLKFIQLTPDGRLDLEHYQSLLSAKTRMVSVTGMSNVLGTINPVEEMARLAHEAGALFFVDGAQSVPHLPVNVVESEIDFLAFSGHKIFGPSGIGVLYGRQALLENLPPFLFGGNMISEVHLDESKWARLPARFEAGTPAITQAIALGTAIDYVTELGFDAIEAQEHHLSQYALEKLLAVPDLEIYGPQELAERGAIFSFNIAGAHPEDLATLLDRRGIAVRHGHHCTMPLHQHLKIPASVRASLCFYNTTEDIDALIEAIDFARQRLRLA; via the coding sequence ATGGTCGCCAATCTCTCAGCCATCCGAAACGATTTTCCCATCCTGCAGCGTTCACTCCCCAATGGAAAACCGCTGGTTTATCTGGACAGTGGTGCCTCAGCGCAACGTCCCCAGGTGGTGATTGATAAAATTTCGGAAGTCTACGAACAATATTATTCCAACGTGCATCGCGGCGTACACCAGCTGGGCGACCGTGTGACGACAGAAATGGAATCCGCCCGCAGCCGCATTCAGAATTTCATTGGAGCCGAACACCCGGAAGAAGTGATCTTCACTTCCGGCACAACGATGTCGATCAATCTCGTGGCCCAGGCCTGGGGCAGACATTACCTCAAAGCAGGCGATGAGATCATCCTGAATGAAATGGAACACCACGCGAATTTCGTTCCCTGGCAGGTCGTGGCACAGGAGCAGGGGGCAGTGCTGAAGTTCATTCAACTCACTCCGGATGGACGACTGGACCTCGAACACTACCAAAGCCTGCTCTCTGCCAAAACCAGAATGGTTTCCGTCACGGGTATGTCGAATGTTCTGGGGACGATCAATCCGGTCGAAGAGATGGCCCGACTGGCTCACGAAGCGGGCGCACTGTTCTTTGTCGATGGCGCCCAGAGTGTGCCCCACCTGCCTGTGAACGTGGTCGAAAGTGAAATCGATTTCCTGGCGTTTTCAGGGCACAAGATTTTCGGTCCCTCGGGGATCGGCGTGCTTTATGGACGCCAGGCACTGCTGGAAAATCTGCCCCCGTTTCTGTTTGGGGGTAACATGATTTCCGAAGTGCATCTGGACGAATCAAAGTGGGCTCGCCTGCCGGCCCGTTTCGAAGCGGGAACTCCCGCCATCACCCAGGCAATCGCGTTAGGCACCGCCATCGATTATGTCACCGAACTCGGCTTCGATGCGATTGAAGCGCAGGAGCATCACCTCAGCCAGTATGCCCTGGAGAAACTGCTGGCCGTTCCCGACCTGGAAATTTACGGTCCCCAGGAACTCGCAGAGCGCGGTGCCATTTTCAGTTTCAATATTGCAGGTGCACATCCTGAAGATCTGGCGACGCTGCTGGACCGCAGGGGAATCGCGGTGCGGCACGGGCATCACTGCACGATGCCTCTGCATCAGCACCTGAAGATTCCTGCCAGCGTGCGTGCCAGTCTATGCTTCTATAACACGACGGAAGATATCGACGCGCTGATCGAGGCGATCGACTTTGCCCGTCAGCGGTTGCGGCTCGCTTAA
- a CDS encoding YkgJ family cysteine cluster protein — MPSPQLKLPTIQNWNCHNCGGCCKQHQIEITLEEKERIEKQRWEEDDSIPGGKPVIVKMGLTPASQRYRLAHQEDGSCIFLNEQGLCRIHAKFGEPAKPLACQVYPYAFHPAGNDVAVSLRFSCPSVVSNLGERVDRQEAAIRKIANQVLPKRYQTPPAPKLTARESVGWPDTLKAVTALSRFFADKEIPVQTSLIRALGWMELIEQSRFSIIQGERFTEFLELITQAVDQELPPDLELPRTPPGRLGGIQFRLLAAQYARKDTHAEAAKGLGRRMSLLMSALKFTRGKGEVPPLQERFKSVPFAALEEPFGPLPEESEKLFSRYFRVKIQGLHFLGAAYYDIPFVEGFYHLTLMFPSILWIARWIAAGEGRTALTAEDVNEAMTIADHHHGYSPVFGMPHFRSRVKTLSRSGDLKKLISWYGQ, encoded by the coding sequence ATGCCCTCACCTCAATTAAAACTCCCCACCATCCAGAACTGGAACTGCCATAATTGTGGTGGCTGCTGCAAACAGCATCAGATCGAAATCACGCTGGAAGAAAAAGAGCGGATTGAAAAACAGCGCTGGGAGGAAGATGACTCGATCCCGGGAGGCAAACCGGTGATTGTGAAAATGGGGCTCACGCCTGCCAGCCAGCGGTACCGCCTGGCACACCAGGAGGACGGCTCCTGTATCTTTCTGAATGAACAGGGGCTGTGTCGCATTCATGCCAAATTCGGGGAGCCGGCCAAGCCGCTGGCCTGTCAGGTCTATCCGTATGCCTTTCATCCGGCGGGCAACGATGTCGCCGTCAGTCTGCGGTTCAGTTGTCCTTCGGTCGTTTCGAACCTGGGGGAACGGGTCGATCGACAGGAAGCAGCGATCCGCAAGATCGCCAACCAGGTGCTTCCCAAACGGTATCAAACGCCCCCCGCACCAAAGTTAACCGCACGGGAATCGGTCGGCTGGCCAGACACCTTGAAAGCGGTGACCGCGTTAAGCCGCTTCTTTGCCGATAAAGAGATCCCGGTGCAAACCAGTCTGATCCGGGCACTGGGCTGGATGGAACTGATTGAGCAATCCCGGTTTTCCATCATTCAGGGAGAGCGTTTTACAGAGTTTCTGGAACTGATTACCCAGGCGGTCGATCAGGAGCTCCCCCCCGATCTGGAACTGCCCCGCACCCCTCCCGGCAGACTGGGGGGAATACAATTCCGACTGCTGGCGGCCCAATATGCGCGGAAAGATACTCATGCGGAGGCAGCCAAAGGACTGGGCAGAAGGATGTCTCTGTTGATGTCGGCGTTAAAATTTACCAGGGGCAAAGGAGAGGTTCCCCCTCTGCAGGAGCGGTTCAAGAGTGTCCCTTTCGCAGCACTGGAAGAGCCGTTTGGGCCACTGCCCGAAGAAAGCGAAAAATTATTCTCCCGCTACTTTCGCGTCAAAATTCAGGGGCTGCATTTTCTGGGAGCCGCCTATTACGACATCCCGTTTGTAGAAGGTTTCTATCATCTGACGCTGATGTTTCCGTCGATTTTGTGGATTGCCCGCTGGATCGCGGCTGGGGAAGGGAGGACTGCGTTAACGGCAGAGGATGTGAATGAGGCGATGACGATTGCCGATCATCATCATGGTTATTCACCCGTGTTTGGCATGCCCCATTTTCGCAGTCGAGTCAAAACGTTATCACGTTCCGGGGATCTCAAAAAACTGATCAGCTGGTATGGTCAGTGA
- a CDS encoding DUF427 domain-containing protein yields MPKAIWNEAVLVESDDTVMVDGDVYFPLESVNALFLKKSTSTSTSPHKGKAFFYDVVVEDKVNRDAAWYYLNPEKEYGQLKNRIAFWKGVELKNDT; encoded by the coding sequence GTGCCAAAAGCGATTTGGAATGAGGCGGTCCTGGTGGAATCCGATGACACGGTCATGGTGGATGGGGACGTTTATTTTCCCCTGGAGTCGGTGAATGCACTCTTTCTCAAAAAGAGCACTTCCACCTCAACCAGCCCCCATAAGGGGAAAGCATTCTTTTACGATGTGGTCGTCGAAGACAAAGTCAATCGGGACGCAGCGTGGTACTATCTGAACCCGGAAAAAGAATACGGACAGCTCAAAAACCGAATTGCATTCTGGAAAGGGGTCGAGCTCAAAAACGACACCTGA
- a CDS encoding SufE family protein has product MSTRQNSSVQNTDMNENMITIDELLQEFEFLSDWEERCDFLIDLGFELPPMPDTDKTEANRVHGCQSMVWLTTELQESDGRQILQITADSDALIVKGLIAVLLAIYQNKTPDEVLKIDVKDYFSQLQLDKYLSTQRKNGLMGMVERVQQKARLLAENQ; this is encoded by the coding sequence ATGTCAACCCGACAGAATTCAAGCGTACAAAACACCGATATGAATGAGAATATGATCACCATTGACGAACTGCTGCAGGAGTTTGAATTTCTGAGCGACTGGGAGGAACGCTGTGACTTTCTGATCGATCTCGGTTTTGAACTGCCCCCCATGCCCGATACGGATAAAACAGAAGCCAACCGTGTGCATGGCTGCCAGAGTATGGTCTGGTTAACGACCGAGCTGCAGGAGTCCGACGGGCGTCAGATTCTACAGATCACGGCTGACAGCGATGCCCTGATCGTCAAAGGTCTGATCGCTGTGCTCCTGGCGATTTACCAGAATAAAACGCCGGATGAAGTGCTCAAGATCGACGTCAAAGATTATTTCTCCCAGTTGCAGTTGGATAAGTATCTCAGCACCCAGCGGAAAAACGGACTGATGGGCATGGTCGAACGCGTTCAGCAGAAAGCACGACTGCTCGCAGAAAATCAATGA